The nucleotide sequence GAAATGAGTTCATAGTACGGTGAACCTAGTCAAACGGAAATATAGTCCTTGCAAAGATCccatatactaaataaataacaTGGTTCCATCAGTtcctgaatcatgaaaatgaggtcaagggcaatGGTCATATGACAGACTTAACCTGATAACATAAGGCATCTGCATTCAAGGTATGAAGCATGCACAGCACTTGTCTGTAACTTCTGAAATCTACTGCAACTGTTATAGCCAACTTCAAAATGTCAAATTCTAAGATGTCAGGCTTGAAAttacaagtttatttttttttgccaaccatttaatataacatttaattattaacaaattaagattttcaaagttttaaattcATGATATTTCATACAGATAGAAAATATTGTAGAATTTCTTTCGTCTATTTCAAGAAATTCTATACAACTGAgaacaaaaaatcaatttaacaataacataaatgattattatatatattttattcgcATGTAGATTGTTGCAGGTGAGGTAGTTAATTCAACACAATATTCATagcagtttgttttattttctctccaataatatcaatatttttcattgatgaattatctccccttttttatacacaaaaaaatgtgtttgtctCAAATACCAGGTATTCAGGATTTAGTTGGAAAAAAATAAGTTATTCACTACTTAAACTTGAATATAAAAATTAGATTTTAATAATAAGATTGGGTAAAAAGTTTGCTAACCCTGTACCCCTAATTACTGTACCtgatatattctttttttaaacgcCACAGGAtcaactttttatttaaatttggtttACCTCTGCAGGAGGTTTGTAAAATTCCTTTAAtagaaaaaattcaaatttcttacttttcaaaataaaattatgaaaaatgtcAACTCTTACTTTTCTataggaaatatatttttttaaagcagaaaacTGTAGAGCTACATGTAGATGTAAAAATGCCATTTAATGCAAGACagctttttttaaatcaataaatattcattaaattttaaggCAGGAATATCAACCAACATAAAGAGAAAAGTCTTTAAACTTTGTAACAAAACAACCAACATATTTAACAAATTCAACTCTAACAAAACTGTACAATTAGTTTGCAGCTGATTAATACATAAGCACTAGTTTTAAAACATGGTCActatatattttgtcttttaattcaTGACCTtagtttgaatttttaaaatgtagACCTAATGTGTCATCCTTTCTTTATTGTGATTATTTATACTTAAGTTTCATGAAGCCTGATCAAGGCTGTGAAGCAGAGTAGTCTAATATGTTGTTACAGAGATATGGTTGTGTTTCAACCTTGAAATCATAATAGAGGTCATCTGTTCATGTGATTTTGTATTCCGAGTCTGATGAAAAATGAATATGATCATCAGGTCCTGTTCAGGTGCTTACAAAACTCAAAACAAGAGGCTcccaagagcctgaatcgctcacctgttatattttttgcttaaatctttcatcaatgatttattcttgttttttaatatatattaatgagtggcttaaaaatgccatttaaaGGTTCATTGTATCTATTTTCTTCAAAGCattaaatgcattttacccatatgttccattttagccatagtctatgtttcttgacataaaaggaaataaaataaaaaaattatactagattcattagagaatatttttaaagttaaaaaacataaacaacttttgaaaaattgtccttaaaagggcaataactctgtaaggggtcaattgacaattttggtcatcgAAAAACGtttttgaagatcttactttgctgaacatttttgttgtttatagCTTATTTaatcttcaataatattcaagataataacaaacaagaatgtgtcgcaagtacatggatgcccaatccgcactatcattttctatgttcaatggacagtgaaaatgggggaaatctcttatttggcattaagatcatatcatagggaacatgtttactaagtttcaagttgattagacttcaacttcatcaaaaactaccttgaccaaaaaatttaatcTGAAGCAGGACTagggacggacggacgcacagaccagaaaacataatgcccataaatggagcataaaaactgcaaaattttcttaaaataaccaatttagtggcagcaacccaacaatgggttgttaggtttgtctgaaaatttcagagctgaTAGATTGACAAATTGAACTATTTTAcaccatatcagatttgctctaaatcaATGCTTTAATTTctaagatataagccaaaaactgtatttgacCTCTATGtgttattttttagccatggcggccatgtttatTTATGGATGAAAAATTCTAATACATTTCATAAACTAGATTCCTAAAGGAACATTTAGTTAAACTTAAGAAGTATaaggcccagtagtttcagtggagaagattttttaaatagtttttgaaaCAGACAACAGATAACAGACAATgacagacaccaagtgatggcataagctcacatgccctggtgagctaaaaatgagttCAAATAAGTcgttatcaacatgatcaatattaACAATAAATAGATAATTGTTTGATTATTCATTACCATTTcaataattgatataaatatacaatttaattgttcaaattataaCATAATTTTGACTTCATAGCAAAAATGTAGTAATTTTATTATTGACACTTTAAAACTTGTATCATAAAAATTGTTATCAACATAATCAATGCAAATAtgtgaccagccacgacatatccaggcttatggaggtagaacgtgaCTAGCCACTTCCAGGCTTAGGAGGGTACAGtgtctaaaatttgctttttgtatatttatctagaatattccgaaacaaaactctctatcatgttattatgacatatttgttgtaatagcaatgaaacgagtcatttcgaatatcggtatgaaaatgagactgttctatgacggcttttatttattgaaggcattaatttataaaatacaaaattattgtatttattggctcttagtaatgttcaatagcgtatttgaataaaatttcaaagacttaaatttactacaatacaaacaattcttagctctattttagaacatgtaatttaaacttgttgaaatgaagttagtttaaaatttgtcaaagtaagctttaagaattccttttttttaaattcgtcttttaatttagatttatcatgcatgtctctaaacaaagtatgcgacgcgtaacagtttataagaaggtgttctcatatatgcatttgatacggtgcatttattatagatatatttcagactccatttatgaaagaaaatttataaagcagagcattttttttttgtagctctattttagaacatgtaatttaaacttgttgaaatgaagttaatttaaaatttgtcaaagtaagctttaagaattccttttttcaatttagatttattatgcatgtctctatactTAGTATGCGACGcttaacagtttataagtaggtgttctcttcTATGCATTTTATACGGTGCATTTGTTAGggatatatttcatatttcatttatgaaagggaatctatagagcagaaatttgattttttttttgtatctatctAAAATGTAGatacaaatatttttcacttaaaacgataaagtaaaacttcttcaaaacttatatatgatgtatagtCCTGCGTCAGCAAAAAAGAAGCCAAGGAAAGTGTTTttctcttcttcacaaatacaaacgtatttcattgaatctcgatatttatcatgtttataatttttctaacaatgacgttctacctccataagcctgcaaatgtcatggcgggtcacatatttgaacatttaaaaaaaaaatatttgatttgacaCTTTTTATCCTGTATATGTCTTTTTTCTATTAATGCACAACAAAAGATGAAGATTTTCAAGAGTTACTCCCCTTTATGATTTTTTGCCTTGAGGTACTTCTACATGCACATTTATGCATTTAATTATATGACATCATCATGATTGTATagaattttcacaaaatttactatagtcatgatagttgttAAAATGTATTGATGTCTTTTAAGAATACTGTGctttatggcaagccgttttactatttattctaacttcaagataccctaataatatttataagatatctcaaatagtttataagatatcttatataagatatcttataaactatatgagatatcttataaagtttataagataccttatataaaaaaaatatttataagatatcttatatactttataagatatcttataaacttcaGAAGAAATCTTATAaactttaaaagatatcttataaagtatattaaatatcttaaaaagaaaattatataagatatcttataaattaaataagatatcttataaactttataagataagtttataagatatctcatacaatttataagatatctcatataatatataagatatcttatataatcaagtttttataagatatattataactttaggagatatctaataaataatttttatataagatatcttataaaacatacaagatatctcatataatatataagatatatcttataaataaaattatatgagatatcttataaattatatgagatatcttatatactatataagatatcttataaagtatatataatatatcttataaagtatataagatatctcatatagtttataagatatctcatataatttttaagatttcttataaagtttataagatatcttgtaaaaactggattatataagatatcttatatattatatgagatatctcatatattatatgagatatcttatatattatatgagatatcttatatattatatgaaatatcttgAAGTTAGAGTAAATAGTAAAACGTCTTGCCATAATGCTTGctacaatgagcaaaacattGAATCATCAAATATGTATGGAGATAAATTTCAGCTGCCATGTGTCAAAAAAGCATTGACCTGTAGTAGTTATATAACCCAGTAATTTCTTGATGGAGTTGGACGTTTAAGCTCCTGTAGAAATTTCGATTTGGATTTAGACTTGCCTTTTTTCCTGTGTAAGTCTAGAAATGGGAACAAGTCTGATGGCAGACGTCCTTTATATGGTATACAATTGTCCAAAATGACAGCAGAAGCAAGGCACTGTAGAGATCGGTTTCCAACAGGACACATTTGGGTAGAGGATGATTCAGAATAGAAGATTGGTGTTTTATCTCTAGCATCCAAACAATCTGGATGAGCCCCTGACTTTATAAGGGAGTTGATAATTGCATACCGATCATCTAATCTACTACTCTTTAATTTACTTGTTTCAACAGAAATAACACGGTAACATATATGAAGTGGTGTCATTCCAAAATCGTCAACAGAGTTTGGGTCAGATCCCAGAGATAACAAAATCTCCACTAATTCCTCTGATCCTATGACTACATCCTCCAAATCTTCACCTATCTTTCCTTCTCTGCTATTTTCAGGTATAACTGGTGAAGCATAATGAAGCAGACTTTGGCCATAGCAGTTTCTAAGGTCATCCTTAATTACTCTCTTCATGAAGCCCAAAAATCTACATTTCTCTTCCTCTGACTTCTCATATCTGCTTAAAACTTTGATTGTCAACAACAGTGGAGCCATATCACTGAAATATCTTTGTTTCTTTGGTGTAGCTAGGCAGTTCaagaagaaacatttaaaaactGCCATCATCAAGTCATACGATAGCATATCATATTCTTCGTCAACTAAtattgtaaaaaacaaatttgttaaatctttaataaatttctttagtGTATCTGTTTTTAATATGTCCCTCATCATAAAGCGTTCCTCTTGTGAAATATGTTTAATAAAGTATGGAAAGCTGTAGACCACTAAAGTTACCCACTCCTGAATAAAGTCTTCACTTTCATATTCATTAGCTAGTGCTTGTATTGACTTCAATGTCTCAAAACTACCATAACCCATTAGTCTCTCGTGAATTAAGCCAGACTTCAACAGTAAAGCTATGCGTGTGTCACGTTCTTCTTCAGATGTTGTAGATacttcatcatcatcatcctcatCGTCTTCATCTGTTTCCCATTCTTCATCTTCCTCGTCTTCCTCATCATCATCAGTGACCTCATCTTCAACATTAGTACCAGATTTATCATCCTTTGTATCAGATGCTTTCCTGTCCGTAACAGATATTTTGTCTTGTGACTCAAATTGTTTGTCTCCTGCAGCAGATTCTTTGTCTCCTGTTTTGACTGTTTTTCCATCTGACTTACTTTCTGCTTCTAATTTTGCAGTTTCCTTTTGATGACAGAGGTTATTTAGATGAAATTTGAAGGAAGTTTCCGGTGGACTGACAGATAATTTCGGCACTGACCCACACTTGACCCATTTTTCATGGCTGGCAGTAACCTGTATAGCAACACCCAAAGCAGTTTCTGACATATCAGCATATACTAAGTCCATGTGTACATGAGGCATACCTTCCATTGGGTTGAGTAAGTTAACAGCAACACGATTCATGTCTTTACAAATAACATCTTTCTCCCAGTGTGAGATAACTGGATATTTTCCTCCATTTCCATTTTGATTGAATTTTTCTTCCTTCATTAGGTCAGCAACCTCCCAACAATTCATGGCATCCTTAAAATATTCCCTTGCAGCAAAGTATGCCCCAGATGCTTCTAAAGCATCAAATTTGGCTTGGAATGGAATTTGTGATTTATTTAAACAAGCTGAGATGAGTCTCTTACCAGCACAAGCTAAATAGACCACTGGATGTATGTACTGATACTCCACCGTTGTATCCTCACTCAAAATAACTTCATTTGTTGTTGAATCAATAGTGCAATATTTTAATATGGTATCAACATTGGTTTCTATAGTTTCTTGTTGTTTATCTGATTTAGGTATTGTATAATTTTTAAGTACATTTGCACTATTGATATCAGTTccatttcctttcttaaaatatttcttCATATAGTTTGATACAGGACACTTTGTAAGAACCTCCTTATGTAACATCTCGTAACCTAACAAAGAAATACCCTGAGCATTCCTTATATTTGCCAAATTCGGAACTCTTCTTAACAGCAATGGTAGAACAGCCTTGTAAAGATCTTCTGGTGCACCTAAATTAATGACATCTCTATTCTCTAATGTTGTCATAGttgtaaatatgtcaaaaagttGAACATCCGAACATTTCTCTACTGCTCCTTTATCTATCAACATCTTAACAATTTTAAGTTTTGGTAAAAATGGCACTGGAATTTGTTCACATTCTTTGTCCTTTTCTTCAGGTTTTTCATCTCTTCTGTCTTCTTCTTTTTCCTCATCTTGGTCATCCTTATGTTTTTCCTTATCCATGTCATCTCTAGGTTGTTTATCTTCAAGTTTTCCTTTAGGTTTTACTTCATTTACATTTTCatcatatttaatttcatttgaattttcatcCACCTTAATTTCATGTTCATCTCCTCCATGTTTGTTTTCAtctttgtctttttccttttcctCTTCATCTTCACTTGAGTCCTCATCGTCATCATCATAACCATCAACTTCATAACCAAATGTTTGAAATGGTGGTTGTGTAAAGATTTTCATAGAAAACATCAATAAATTAAAGTTTGCTCCTATGTTCTTTCCAGCATCAGCATTGTGTTCCAGTAAATACCTGACAATATCTTCATTCTGATTGGCTACTGCCCAAAGCAATGGCCTCCTATTACTCTCATAGCCTTCCACATCTGCTTCACAATATTCCACTAAAAACCTAACTACTTCTAGATTTCCCATCTTACAAGCTAATGACAAAGGTACATGATCGTGATGATAATCATCTTTAACTTTCATCAGCTCTTTTCGTTGTTCTTTAGTGCAGATTCCCAATAATGCTGATAAGTATCCTTCTGCATCGTTAGACCTACTCTTCATTTTTCTTGTAGCTAAAATTGAATCAAGAATGATGTGTTTAATGGCTTCAAATGTTACTGAATCAACTCCATCACCGTAATTACAAGTTTCATCTTCAGAATCTGTGTCACTTGCCTCTTGTTGGTCAAATTCTCTACCTTCTCCACAAATATCGGTCCGTTCATATTTAGTCAACTCATCCAAACTTGAACTACATTTTCTGTTAATTATTTCCGTCTGGAACTGCTTTTCCATAAGACTCTTTTCCCTTACTTTTTGGTCTATATTATCTCCACAGTCCATTTCTCTACGTCTTCAAACAACTCTGAAAataaacaagtaaaaaaattatGCAGAAAGTAGCTATACAATAACTATCAAATGATGAACTATATTAGTATGGAACTAGCAACTTATAATGACTTTAATTGCAATGTATTTCACACAGAACTGCATCATCTGAAATTGGACATAAACAATATGGAAGAAATGATTGAAGAATTTGATCCTTTGTTTCCATAACAGctttaaaacaagagtgcacacgctgaaatgtctcgccttctatactaatcattgatattatgttgatagtcctaagtataaagctaagctttattacaactgtcacataaacttaacattaaccaagataactaaacaaagaccaatgaaccttgaaaaagaggtccaggtcagatgaaccatgccaggcagacaggtacagctaacaatgcttctatacaacatatatagttgacacattacttatagtttaagaaaaatagaccaaaacacaaaaacttaacactgtgcaatgaaccgtgaaaatgaggtcacggttaaataaaacctgctcgactgacataaagatcataaaatatttccatacaccaaatatagttgacctatggcatatagcattagataaaaagaccaaaactcaaaaacttaactttgaccactgaaccataaaaatgaggtcaaggtcacatgacatctgcccgctagacatgtacacttaacaatcattccatacaacaaatatagtagacctattgcatatggtatgagaaaaacagaccaaaacacaaaaatttaactataaccactgaaccatgaaaatgaggtcaaggtcagataacacctgccagttggacatgtacaccttacagtccttccatacaccgaatatactagccctattgcttatagtatctgggatatggacttgaccaccaaaacttaaccttgttcactgatccatgaaatgaggtcgaggtcaagtgaaaactgtctgacagacacgaggaccttgcaaggtacgcacatatcaaatatagttatcctattgcttataataaaagagaattcaacattacaaaaaaattgaacttttttttcaagtggtcactgaaccatgaaaatgaggtcaaggacattggacatgtgactgactgaaacttcgtaacatgaagcatctatatacaaagtatgaagcatccaggtcttccaccttttaaaatataaagcttttaagaagtgagctaacgccgccgccatAGCCGCCCATGTAgccgccgccaccggatcactatccctatgtcgagctttctgcaacaaaagttgcaggctcgacaattatCTAACATCATTCAAGCAACAGACTGACCAGTATTTTAAGGCTACTTTATGGTTTGCCAGTTGAATGAATGGTTATGTGTACACACTTATGAAGAAAAAGATAGGCCAAAGATACAAGAGAGACAGTTCAACTCatgagtcgaaaataaactgacaacaccatggctaaaaaagaaaaagaccaacagacaaaataataGCACACAAGACGTAACATAGAAACTAATGACTAGAAGAAAAAGTATAGAATAAGATAAaagttattatattttctgttctgacttttaAGCCACACTTCTAATTACCTCAAATGAAGCTGCCATATGAGaccaaataaaaaattatgtgtGTTTACTGAACATTATTACATGctgcagagctccagataagaattctcaaattggggtttttacccaccattttcttataaaattgggtgataaagttttttaattgcattatcaatttcaATTCACCCCTCAAGTTAATACCAAATTTAGTTTTTCACCACCAATTTACTtaatgtattggttttttttatcaacacaatattgaatatttatctataggcaatatcaaccccagatttttttccatctgatactatatatatgtttctttctttgttcagctgttttatttggtttagggttagggttatttgctagctattttatttggtttattcactgaggagcaattgtaggtttaatttgtgtcccgtttcaaaccttctgccagttttgtattttctcacaaaaacggatatgtgtattcacaggcactagtcttatacctttatataataaattctgagaccagtgcctgtgtgtgtattcattgAATAaccataaaatgaaaaaaaaatagtatataaactctaattatacttgaatatttttgttttattcaatttacataaatctgggtttagttgtcttttattagaacttttggtttttGATGCTTTAGCATGTCATacttgatttggcctttcactttttccaactgatttgatTTTTGATGAAACCCTgtgtttattagcaatgttctcgttaaggtacCCACACATGCCCGTGCGTTCGATGGACGCTTCCTTAAAACAccggctgagtcttgttatcatcattactttccctcagcttttcaaaactagaggctctaaagagcctgtgtcgctcaccttggtttatgtgaatattaaataatggacaaagatggattcatgacaaaattgtgttttggtgatggtgatgtgtttgtagatcttacttcactaaacattcttgctgcttacaattatctctatctataacagtactttctgtggaaaatgttattgaaaatcttaaattgttaaaaattgactatgaagggcaataactccttagggggtcaattgactattttggtcatactgacttatttttagttctaactttgctgtacattattgctgtttacagtttatctctatctataataatattcaagataataacaaaaaaacagcaaaatttcctcaaaataaccaattcaggggcagcaacctaacaaccgattatcaaattcatctgaaaattcatgggcagatagatcgtgacctgatcaacaattttacttcctgtcagatttgctcttaatgctttggtttttgagttataagccaaaaactgcattttacccccatgttctatttttagccatggtggccatcttggtttgttggccatgtcactggacacattttgttaactagataccccaatgatgattatggctaagtttggttaaatttggccctgtagtttcagaggagaagatttttctaaaagattactaagatttatgaactagaggctctaaagagcctgtgtcgctcaccttggtctatgtgaatattaaacaaaggaagcagattgaaaattgactacaaaggtcaataactcctacaggggtcaattgacgatttcgttcatgttgacttatttgtagatcttactttgctgaacattattgctgtttacagtttacctatatctataataatattcaatataaaacagcaaaatttccttaaaattaccaattcaggggccgcaacccaaaaacaggttgtccaattcatctgaaaatttcagggcagatagatcttgacctgattaacaattttacttcatgtcagattttctctaaattatttggtttttgagttataagccaaaaactgcattttacccctatgttctatttttagccgtggcggccatcttggtttgatggccaggtcaccggacacattttttaaacaagaaaccccaaagatgattgtggccaagtttggatcaatttggcacagcagtttcagagaagaagattttagtaaaagatatataaaatttacgaaaaatggttaaaaattgactttaaagggcaataactcctaaagaggtcaactgaccattttggtcatgttgacttatttgtaaatctgaccttgctgaacattattgctgtttacagtttacctatatctataataatattcaatataataaccaaaaacagcaaaatttccttaaaattaccaattcaggggccgcaacccaaaaacaggttgtccaattcatctgaaaatttcagggcagatagatcttcacctgattaacaattttacccaatgtcagatttgctctaaatgctttggtttttgagttataagcaaaaaactgcattttacccctatgttctatttatagccatggcggtcatcttggttagttggcagggtcaccggacacaatttttaa is from Mytilus galloprovincialis chromosome 6, xbMytGall1.hap1.1, whole genome shotgun sequence and encodes:
- the LOC143080751 gene encoding uncharacterized protein LOC143080751, which encodes MDCGDNIDQKVREKSLMEKQFQTEIINRKCSSSLDELTKYERTDICGEGREFDQQEASDTDSEDETCNYGDGVDSVTFEAIKHIILDSILATRKMKSRSNDAEGYLSALLGICTKEQRKELMKVKDDYHHDHVPLSLACKMGNLEVVRFLVEYCEADVEGYESNRRPLLWAVANQNEDIVRYLLEHNADAGKNIGANFNLLMFSMKIFTQPPFQTFGYEVDGYDDDDEDSSEDEEEKEKDKDENKHGGDEHEIKVDENSNEIKYDENVNEVKPKGKLEDKQPRDDMDKEKHKDDQDEEKEEDRRDEKPEEKDKECEQIPVPFLPKLKIVKMLIDKGAVEKCSDVQLFDIFTTMTTLENRDVINLGAPEDLYKAVLPLLLRRVPNLANIRNAQGISLLGYEMLHKEVLTKCPVSNYMKKYFKKGNGTDINSANVLKNYTIPKSDKQQETIETNVDTILKYCTIDSTTNEVILSEDTTVEYQYIHPVVYLACAGKRLISACLNKSQIPFQAKFDALEASGAYFAAREYFKDAMNCWEVADLMKEEKFNQNGNGGKYPVISHWEKDVICKDMNRVAVNLLNPMEGMPHVHMDLVYADMSETALGVAIQVTASHEKWVKCGSVPKLSVSPPETSFKFHLNNLCHQKETAKLEAESKSDGKTVKTGDKESAAGDKQFESQDKISVTDRKASDTKDDKSGTNVEDEVTDDDEEDEEDEEWETDEDDEDDDDEVSTTSEEERDTRIALLLKSGLIHERLMGYGSFETLKSIQALANEYESEDFIQEWVTLVVYSFPYFIKHISQEERFMMRDILKTDTLKKFIKDLTNLFFTILVDEEYDMLSYDLMMAVFKCFFLNCLATPKKQRYFSDMAPLLLTIKVLSRYEKSEEEKCRFLGFMKRVIKDDLRNCYGQSLLHYASPVIPENSREGKIGEDLEDVVIGSEELVEILLSLGSDPNSVDDFGMTPLHICYRVISVETSKLKSSRLDDRYAIINSLIKSGAHPDCLDARDKTPIFYSESSSTQMCPVGNRSLQCLASAVILDNCIPYKGRLPSDLFPFLDLHRKKGKSKSKSKFLQELKRPTPSRNYWVI